A single Candidatus Latescibacter sp. DNA region contains:
- a CDS encoding uroporphyrinogen decarboxylase family protein — translation MTSRERVRAALNHRQPDRVPVDFGSTMVTGISVSVVLQLRKALGLDGPDARVKVIEPYQMLGEIENDLRRKMHIDCIGLFGTKNMFGFENKDWKPWTMFDGTRVLVPGLFNTVPDENGDIPMYACGDRTYSPCARMPKGGFYFDSTVRQKPIDDDHLRVEDNLEEFGPLSEEELEHLRKSSEWLYTNTGYAVVYSMPGTSFGDIAFVPGPGIKDPRGIRSVEEWYVSTVIRRDYVYEVFERECEIGLSNLARVREAAGDRIEVIFITGADFGTQRGPFISPDVYRDLFMPFHKRLCGWIHHNTSWKTFMHSCGGIRPLLEDVIEAGFDIINPVQCSAEGMDAHMLKEDFGSRLTFWGGGVDTQKTLPFGSPEDVYREVSERIRIFNRDGGFIFNAIHNIQAGTPVENVLAMLKAIEDSF, via the coding sequence ATGACTTCACGCGAGAGAGTGCGAGCTGCCCTGAATCACCGTCAGCCGGACCGGGTTCCCGTTGATTTCGGCTCCACCATGGTCACTGGTATATCGGTCAGTGTGGTTTTACAGCTCCGGAAAGCTCTCGGACTGGATGGTCCCGATGCACGGGTAAAGGTCATCGAGCCCTACCAGATGCTTGGCGAGATTGAAAACGACCTCCGCCGGAAGATGCATATCGACTGTATCGGGCTTTTCGGAACAAAAAATATGTTCGGGTTCGAAAACAAAGACTGGAAGCCCTGGACCATGTTTGACGGCACCAGGGTGCTCGTTCCGGGTCTTTTCAATACCGTGCCCGATGAAAACGGCGATATTCCCATGTACGCCTGCGGCGACCGAACCTATTCCCCCTGCGCACGGATGCCGAAGGGAGGATTCTACTTTGATTCGACCGTCCGTCAGAAGCCCATCGATGACGATCATCTCCGGGTCGAGGACAACCTGGAAGAATTCGGCCCCCTTTCCGAAGAAGAATTGGAGCACCTCCGTAAAAGCTCCGAATGGCTCTACACCAACACCGGGTATGCGGTGGTATACTCCATGCCGGGAACTTCTTTCGGAGACATAGCCTTTGTGCCCGGCCCGGGGATTAAAGACCCCCGCGGAATCCGTTCTGTAGAGGAATGGTATGTTTCCACCGTGATCCGCAGAGATTATGTCTACGAAGTATTCGAACGGGAGTGCGAGATCGGCCTTTCTAATCTCGCCCGTGTCAGGGAAGCAGCAGGCGACCGCATCGAAGTCATTTTCATCACCGGCGCCGATTTTGGCACCCAGCGCGGGCCGTTCATCTCTCCGGACGTTTACCGAGATCTTTTCATGCCCTTTCACAAACGTCTTTGCGGCTGGATACACCATAACACATCCTGGAAAACGTTCATGCATTCCTGCGGTGGAATCCGTCCCCTTCTTGAAGATGTGATCGAAGCCGGATTCGACATTATCAATCCGGTGCAGTGTTCGGCAGAGGGTATGGATGCGCACATGTTGAAGGAGGATTTCGGCTCGCGACTCACCTTCTGGGGCGGCGGAGTGGACACACAGAAGACACTCCCTTTCGGAAGTCCGGAAGATGTATACCGTGAAGTGAGCGAGCGCATCCGGATTTTCAACCGTGACGGCGGTTTTATTTTCAACGCAATCCACAACATTCAGGCAGGCACTCCGGTGGAAAATGTGCTGGCCATGCTGAAAGCCATCGAGGATTCGTTTTGA